A stretch of the Vitis vinifera cultivar Pinot Noir 40024 chromosome 16, ASM3070453v1 genome encodes the following:
- the LOC100263167 gene encoding ABC transporter G family member 11, translating into MRNSANNAMMEIEASKPPAMGYVVGGLSPLSETLWKERTDTEFVGDVSARLTWKDLTVMVTLSNGETQKVLEGLTGYAEPGTFTALMGPSGSGKSTLLDALSSRLAANAFLSGSILLNGRKTKLSFGTAAYVTQDDNLIGTLTVRETISYSARLRLPDKMRWSEKRALVESTIIEMGLQDCADTVIGNWHLRGISGGEKRRVSIALEILMRPRLLFLDEPTSGLDSASAFFVTQTLRGLSRDGRTVIASIHQPSSEVFELFDRLYLLSGGKTVYFGQASEAYEFFAQAGFPCPTLRNPSDHFLRCINSDFDKVKATLKGSMKLRFEISDDPLEKVTTAEAIRTLIDFYRTSQYSYAAKEKVEEISKVKGTVLDSGGSQASFLMQAFTLTKRSFINMSRDFGYYWLRLVIYIVVTICIGTIYLDVGTSYNSILARGSCASFVFGFVTFMSIGGFPSFVEDMKVFQRERLNGHYGVTAFVISNTISAMPFLILITFISGTVCYFMVHLHPGFLHYLFFVLCLYASVTVVESLMMAIASVIPNFLMGIIIGAGIQGIFMLVSGYFRLPNDIPKPVWRYPMSYISFHFWALQGQYQNDLKGLMFDNQTPNGLPKIPGDYILENVFQINVKRSKWIDLSVIFSMIVVYRIIFFIMIKINEDVTPWVRGYIARRRMQQKNGNQTTTIAPDGLTQSPSLRSYVATTGTGSKR; encoded by the exons atGAGGAACTCTGCAAATAATGCAATGATGGAGATAGAAGCAAGCAAACCACCGGCGATGGGGTATGTTGTAGGGGGCTTGAGCCCTCTGAGTGAAACTCTGTGGAAGGAGAGGACTGATACAGAATTTGTAGGGGACGTGTCAGCAAGGCTCACTTGGAAGGATCTGACTGTGATGGTAACGCTCAGCAACGGAGAGACCCAAAAGGTATTGGAAGGACTAACTGGTTATGCAGAGCCTGGGACCTTTACTGCACTCATGGGTCCTTCTGGTTCAGGAAAATCCACGCTTCTTGATGCTTTATCCAGTCGACTTGCTGCCAATGCATTCCTCTCTGGCTCCATCCTCCTCAATGGTCGAAAGACAAAGCTCTCCTTTGGGACTGCA GCCTACGTGACTCAAGATGACAACTTGATTGGTACTCTCACAGTAAGGGAGACAATCTCATATTCAGCTAGACTACGCCTCCCTGATAAGATGCGTTGGTCAGAGAAGCGTGCATTGGTGGAGAGTACTATAATAGAAATGGGTCTTCAAGACTGCGCGGATACAGTTATTGGCAATTGGCATTTGCGTGGGATAAGTGGAGGGGAGAAGAGAAGAGTCAGCATTGCTCTTGAAATCCTGATGAGGCCGAGACTACTTTTCCTTGATGAGCCAACAAGTGGACTTGATAG CGCATCGGCCTTCTTTGTAACCCAGACTTTACGTGGCTTATCTAGGGATGGGAGGACTGTCATAGCTTCAATCCACCAGCCTAGCAGTGAAGTTTTTGAGCTGTTTGATCGGTTGTACTTGCTTTCTGGAGGCAAAACTGTTTATTTTGGTCAGGCTTCAGAAGCATATGAG TTCTTCGCACAAGCTGGCTTTCCCTGCCCTACTCTGAGAAATCCATCTGATCATTTTCTTCGGTGCATAAATTCTGATTTTGACAAAGTTAAGGCCACTCTGAAAGGATCCATGAAACTAAGG TTTGAGATAAGTGATGATCCTCTAGAGAAGGTAACCACAGCTGAAGCTATCCGAACTCTCATTGATTTCTATCGCACTTCTCAGTACTCTTATGCAGCAAAAGAAAAAGTTGAAGAGATATCCAAAGTT AAAGGAACAGTGCTAGATTCAGGAGGCAGTCAGGCTAGTTTCTTGATGCAGGCCTTTACCTTAACCAAGCGTTCGTTCATCAACATGTCCAGGGACTTTGGGTATTACTGGCTGAGGCTAGTAATCTACATTGTGGTCACTATTTGCATTGGAACCATTTACTTGGACGTGGGGACGAGTTACAATTCCATTCTG GCAAGGGGTTCATGTGCGTCTTTTGTCTTTGGTTTCGTCACGTTCATGTCTATTGGTGGGTTTCCATCCTTTGTAGAAGATATGAAG GTTTTCCAAAGGGAGAGACTGAATGGTCATTATGGCGTTACAGCATTTGTCATCAGCAACACAATCTCTGCAATGCcgttcttgattttgatcacCTTTATATCTGGAACTGTTTGCTACTTCATGGTCCACCTCCACCCGGGCTTCTTACATTATCTATTTTTCGTGTTGTGCCTTTATGCGAGTGTCACTGTAGTTGAAAGCTTGATGATGGCAATAGCCAGTGTTATCCCCAACTTCCTCATGGGTATCATCATAGGAGCTGGAATTCAG GGAATATTCATGCTTGTTTCTGGCTACTTTAGGCTGCCTAACGACATCCCGAAGCCTGTGTGGCGTTATCCCATGTCTTACATCAGCTTTCATTTCTGGGCTCTACAG GGACAATACCAAAATGATTTGAAAGGGCTGATGTTCGATAACCAGACACCGAATGGTCTTCCCAAGATTCCTGGGGACTATATTCTGGAGAACGTGTTCCAGATTAATGTGAAGCGATCGAAATGGATAGATCTGAGCGTTATCTTCAGCATGATTGTGGTATACCGCATCATATTCTTCATCATGATCAAGATCAATGAGGATGTGACCCCCTGGGTGAGAGGTTACATAGCAAGGAGAAGAATGCAGCAGAAGAATGGAAACCAGACAACAACAATCGCTCCAGATGGCCTTACACAGTCCCCTTCTCTTAGGTCCTATGTGGCCACAACTGGGACTGGTAGTAAAAGGTAG